A window from Citrus sinensis cultivar Valencia sweet orange chromosome 3, DVS_A1.0, whole genome shotgun sequence encodes these proteins:
- the LOC102621685 gene encoding sister-chromatid cohesion protein 3 isoform X2, translated as MEPSGQREHSPDDFEEIRPKTKRSRASEGTAASAQSIELSLIEVIKGNGKLIPQVVKLWVERYEKDAKPAIAELLTMLFEACGAKYYLQGESLDEIDVDDVVVALVNLARRGEVEDYQSSKRKELKNFKDNLVSFWDNLVVECQNGPLFDKVLFDKCMDYIIALSCTPPRVYRQVASLMGLQLVTSFISVAKMLGAQRETTQRQLNAEKKKRVEGPRVESLNKRLSMTHKNITDLEDMMRKIFTGLFVHRYRDIDPNIRMSCIQSLGVWILSYPSFFLQDLYLKYLGWTLNDKSASVRKSSVLALQNLYEVDDNVPTLGLFTERFSNRMIELADDIDVSVAVCAIGLVKQLLRHQLLPDDDLGPLYDLLIDDPPEIRRAIGELVYDHLIAQKFNSSQSGLKGKDNDSSEVHLGRMLQILREFSADPILSIYVIDDVWEYMKAMKDWKCIISMLLDENPLIDLNDDDATNLIRLLSASVKKAVGERIVPASDNRKPYYNKAQKEVFENNKREITRAMMKNYPRLLRKFMADKAKVPSLIDIVMHMKLELYSLKRDEKSFETILQLVNDAFFKHGEKEALRSCVKAIKFCSAESQGELQDSARKNLKDVEDKLIAKLKSAIKAVLDGDDEYSLLVNLKRLYELQLSKAVPIESLYEDLVMILHTFRNLDNEVVSFLLLNLYLYLAWSLHSIINAETVSEASLASLLLKRNTLFEELEYFLNSPSEVEEGSRVGNQLACRVCTILAEMWCLFRMTNFSSTKLSRLGYCPDIPVLQKFWKLCEQQLNISDETEDEDVNKEYIEETNRDAVMIAAAKLIAIDSVPKEYLGPEIISHFVMHGTNVAEIVKHLITVLKKKDEDVSTIFLEALKRAYQRHAVEISRSDDKSLTEKSFVECKELSSRLSGTYVGAARNKHRSDILKTVKEGIDYAFLDAPKQLSFLECAVLHFVSKLPTPDILDILKDVQIRTDNVNMDEDPSGWRPFKSFVETLREKYTKNEGIQEEKEAVTVRRRGRPRKKRNIEGKRLFDEHSSSEEEDSISASDQEVAQDEDDKQEEEEEDEAPLIHSIRSSAKLRALRVSREDNKLQTKTTSGRTSGASG; from the exons ATGGAACCCTCTGGTCAACGCGAGCATTCGCCGgatgattttgaagaaattcgtcCTAAAACCAAGCGCAGCCGTGCTTCCGAGGGGACAGCCGCCTCTGCGCAGAGTATTGAACTAAGCTTGATCG AGGTTATTAAAGGCAATGGGAAACTCATTCCTCAAGTGGTTAAGCTTTGGGTTGAGCGGTATGAAAAAGATGCAAAACCTGCAATAGCTGAATTGTTGACAATGCTATTTGAG GCATGTGGAGCTAAATATTATCTACAAGGAGAGTCTCTGGATGAGATCGATGTTGatgatgttgttgttgctCTTGTGAATCTTGCTAGAAGA GGGGAAGTCGAAGATTATCAAAGCtcgaaaagaaaagaactcaAAAACTTTAAAGATAATCTTGTTTCGTTTTGGGACAATTTGGTTGTTGAGTGTCAGAATGGACCATTGTTTGACAAGGTTTTATTTGACAAGTGCATGGATTATATAATTGCCCTTTCATG CACTCCTCCAAGAGTTTATCGTCAAGTTGCTTCGTTGATGGGTCTCCAACTTGTAACATCCTTTATATCTGTTGCAAAAATGCTTGGTGCTCAGAGAGAAACTACTCAGAGACAGTTAAATGCTGAAAAGAAGAAGCGAGTTGAGGGGCCTCGTGTGGAGTCATTGAATAAAAGGTTGTCAATGACTCATAAGAACATAACTGACCTAGAGGATATGATGCGCAAAATATTTACTGG GTTATTTGTGCATCGATACAGAGACATTGATCCAAATATTCGAATGTCATGCATACAGTCACTTGGTGTGTGGATTTTGTCGTATCCGTCATTCTTCTTGCAGGATCTATACTTGAAGTATCTTGGATGGACGCTGAATGATAAA AGTGCCAGTGTCAGAAAATCATCCGTTCTTGCACTGCAAAATCTTTATGAGGTGGATGATAATGTGCCAACTCTTGGTCTATTTACTGAAAGATTCTCGAATCGTATGATTGAACTTGCTGATGATATTGATGTTTCAGTAGCTGTATGTGCCATAGGACTTGTGAAACAATTACTTAG ACATCAGCTCCTACCTGATGATGACTTGGGTCCATTATATGATTTGCTTATTGACGATCCTCCTGAGATTAGGCGTGCCATTGGGGAACTAGTGTACGATCATCTGATTgctcaaaaatttaatagctCCCAATCTGGATTGAAAG GCAAGGATAATGACTCTTCTGAGGTCCACCTGGGCAGAATGTTGCAAATATTAAGGGAGTTTTCAGCAGATCcaattttaagtatttatgTTATTGATGATGTTTGGGAGTACATGAAGGCCATGAAG GATTGGAAGTGTATAATCTCCATGCTTTTGGATGAGAATCCATTGATTGATcttaatgatgatgatgcaaCGAACTTGATCAGACTACTCTCTGCATCTGTCAAAAAGGCCGTTGGAGAGAGGATTGTTCCTGCTTCCGACAACCGAAAGCCTTATTACAATAAGGCTCAAAAA GAAGTATTTGAAAACAACAAACGGGAGATAACTCGTGCCATGATGAAGAACTATCCTCGTCTATTACGCAAATTTATGGCTGACAAGGCAAAAGTGCCATCATTAATAGACATTGTCATGCACATGAAGCTTGAGCTTTATTCCCTAAAGCGAGATGAGAAG agTTTTGAAACCATCCTTCAGCTTGTCAACGACGCATTTTTTAAGCATGGTGAAAAGGAGGCACTACGATCTTGTGTAAAAGCTATTAAGTTTTGTTCCGCGGAAAGTCAAGGAGAGCTGCAAGATTCTGCACGCAAGAACTTAAAGGATGTTGAAGATAAGCTTATTGCTAAGCTTAAATCTGCTATTAAAGCAGTTTTG GATGGCGATGATGAATATTCTCTTCttgtaaatttgaaaagatTGTATGAGCTTCAGTTGTCAAAGGCTGTGCCAATCGAGAGCTTGTATGAAGATCTTGTCATGATTCTCCATACTTTCAGAAACTTGGATAATGAG GTGGTCAGTTTTCTGCTCCtcaatttgtatttatatctAGCATGGTCTCTGCACTCTATTATAAATGCTGAAACTGTCTCTGAAGCATCCTTAGCTTCTCTCCTGCTAAAGCGCAATACTTTGTTTGAGGAACTTGAGTACTTTCTTAATAGCCCTTCTGAAGTTGAAGAAGGGAGTAGAGTTGGAAATCAACTAGCTTGCAGG GTTTGTACTATACTTGCAGAGATGTGGTGTTTGTTCAGAATGacaaatttttcttcaacaaagCTGAGCAGGTTAGGATATTGTCCAGATATACCTGTTCTTCAAAAGTTTTGGAAACTTTGTGAACAACAGCTCAATATCTCAG ATGAGacagaagatgaagatgtgAACAAAGAGTATATTGAAGAGACAAATAGAGATGCTGTTATGATTGCTGCTGCAAAGTTGATTGCAATTGACTCAGTACCTAAG GAGTATCTTGGTCCTGAGatcatttctcattttgtGATGCATGGAACGAATGTAGCAGAGATTGTTAAGCATCTGATCACTGTtctgaagaaaaaagatgagGATGTCTCCACGATCTTTTTAGAAGCCTTGAAAAGG GCCTATCAGCGTCATGCAGTGGAAATTTCCAGAAGTGATGATAAGTCCTTGACGGAGAAGTCTTTTGTAGAATGCAAGGAGCTGTCTTCTCGACTTTCAGGAACATATGTGGGTGCTGCAAGGAATAAGCACAGATCAGACATCTTGAAAACTGTCAAGGAAGGTATTGATTATGCATTTCTCGATGCTCCAAAACAGCTCTCTTTTCTGGAATGTGCCGTGCTTCATTTCGTCTCCAAACTTCCCACACCTGATATCCTGGATAT TCTAAAGGATGTCCAAATACGAACGGATAATGTGAACATGGATGAAGATCCCAGTGGCTGGAGACCCTTTAAATCATTTGTTGAAACTTTACGTGAGAAATATACAAAGAATGAAGGAATTCAAG AAGAGAAAGAAGCGGTTACTGTCAGACGTAGGGGACGTCCCCGGAAGAAGCGCAATATTGAGGGAAAGAGACTGTTTGATGAACACAGTTCTAGCGAAGAAGAAGATTCCATTAGTGCATCAGACCAAGAAGTTGCTCAAGATGAAGACGATAAGCAAGAGGAGGAAGAGGAGGATGAGGCTCCTTTGATACACTCAATTAGGTCATCAGCCAAATTGAGGGCATTGAGAGTTTCTCGAGAGGATAATAAACTCCAGACAAAGACAACTTCTGGAAGAACATCAG GGGCATCCGGCTAA
- the LOC102621685 gene encoding sister-chromatid cohesion protein 3 isoform X1 — protein MEDQPLAPETTTRRSKRKTNGASTENQERTSDASDQMEPSGQREHSPDDFEEIRPKTKRSRASEGTAASAQSIELSLIEVIKGNGKLIPQVVKLWVERYEKDAKPAIAELLTMLFEACGAKYYLQGESLDEIDVDDVVVALVNLARRGEVEDYQSSKRKELKNFKDNLVSFWDNLVVECQNGPLFDKVLFDKCMDYIIALSCTPPRVYRQVASLMGLQLVTSFISVAKMLGAQRETTQRQLNAEKKKRVEGPRVESLNKRLSMTHKNITDLEDMMRKIFTGLFVHRYRDIDPNIRMSCIQSLGVWILSYPSFFLQDLYLKYLGWTLNDKSASVRKSSVLALQNLYEVDDNVPTLGLFTERFSNRMIELADDIDVSVAVCAIGLVKQLLRHQLLPDDDLGPLYDLLIDDPPEIRRAIGELVYDHLIAQKFNSSQSGLKGKDNDSSEVHLGRMLQILREFSADPILSIYVIDDVWEYMKAMKDWKCIISMLLDENPLIDLNDDDATNLIRLLSASVKKAVGERIVPASDNRKPYYNKAQKEVFENNKREITRAMMKNYPRLLRKFMADKAKVPSLIDIVMHMKLELYSLKRDEKSFETILQLVNDAFFKHGEKEALRSCVKAIKFCSAESQGELQDSARKNLKDVEDKLIAKLKSAIKAVLDGDDEYSLLVNLKRLYELQLSKAVPIESLYEDLVMILHTFRNLDNEVVSFLLLNLYLYLAWSLHSIINAETVSEASLASLLLKRNTLFEELEYFLNSPSEVEEGSRVGNQLACRVCTILAEMWCLFRMTNFSSTKLSRLGYCPDIPVLQKFWKLCEQQLNISDETEDEDVNKEYIEETNRDAVMIAAAKLIAIDSVPKEYLGPEIISHFVMHGTNVAEIVKHLITVLKKKDEDVSTIFLEALKRAYQRHAVEISRSDDKSLTEKSFVECKELSSRLSGTYVGAARNKHRSDILKTVKEGIDYAFLDAPKQLSFLECAVLHFVSKLPTPDILDILKDVQIRTDNVNMDEDPSGWRPFKSFVETLREKYTKNEGIQEEKEAVTVRRRGRPRKKRNIEGKRLFDEHSSSEEEDSISASDQEVAQDEDDKQEEEEEDEAPLIHSIRSSAKLRALRVSREDNKLQTKTTSGRTSGASG, from the exons ATGGAGGACCAGCCTCTAGCCCCCGAAACTACAACACGACGCTCC AAAAGGAAGACAAATGGAGCTAGTACAGAGAATCAGGAGCGGACCAGCGACGCCAGTGACCAGATGGAACCCTCTGGTCAACGCGAGCATTCGCCGgatgattttgaagaaattcgtcCTAAAACCAAGCGCAGCCGTGCTTCCGAGGGGACAGCCGCCTCTGCGCAGAGTATTGAACTAAGCTTGATCG AGGTTATTAAAGGCAATGGGAAACTCATTCCTCAAGTGGTTAAGCTTTGGGTTGAGCGGTATGAAAAAGATGCAAAACCTGCAATAGCTGAATTGTTGACAATGCTATTTGAG GCATGTGGAGCTAAATATTATCTACAAGGAGAGTCTCTGGATGAGATCGATGTTGatgatgttgttgttgctCTTGTGAATCTTGCTAGAAGA GGGGAAGTCGAAGATTATCAAAGCtcgaaaagaaaagaactcaAAAACTTTAAAGATAATCTTGTTTCGTTTTGGGACAATTTGGTTGTTGAGTGTCAGAATGGACCATTGTTTGACAAGGTTTTATTTGACAAGTGCATGGATTATATAATTGCCCTTTCATG CACTCCTCCAAGAGTTTATCGTCAAGTTGCTTCGTTGATGGGTCTCCAACTTGTAACATCCTTTATATCTGTTGCAAAAATGCTTGGTGCTCAGAGAGAAACTACTCAGAGACAGTTAAATGCTGAAAAGAAGAAGCGAGTTGAGGGGCCTCGTGTGGAGTCATTGAATAAAAGGTTGTCAATGACTCATAAGAACATAACTGACCTAGAGGATATGATGCGCAAAATATTTACTGG GTTATTTGTGCATCGATACAGAGACATTGATCCAAATATTCGAATGTCATGCATACAGTCACTTGGTGTGTGGATTTTGTCGTATCCGTCATTCTTCTTGCAGGATCTATACTTGAAGTATCTTGGATGGACGCTGAATGATAAA AGTGCCAGTGTCAGAAAATCATCCGTTCTTGCACTGCAAAATCTTTATGAGGTGGATGATAATGTGCCAACTCTTGGTCTATTTACTGAAAGATTCTCGAATCGTATGATTGAACTTGCTGATGATATTGATGTTTCAGTAGCTGTATGTGCCATAGGACTTGTGAAACAATTACTTAG ACATCAGCTCCTACCTGATGATGACTTGGGTCCATTATATGATTTGCTTATTGACGATCCTCCTGAGATTAGGCGTGCCATTGGGGAACTAGTGTACGATCATCTGATTgctcaaaaatttaatagctCCCAATCTGGATTGAAAG GCAAGGATAATGACTCTTCTGAGGTCCACCTGGGCAGAATGTTGCAAATATTAAGGGAGTTTTCAGCAGATCcaattttaagtatttatgTTATTGATGATGTTTGGGAGTACATGAAGGCCATGAAG GATTGGAAGTGTATAATCTCCATGCTTTTGGATGAGAATCCATTGATTGATcttaatgatgatgatgcaaCGAACTTGATCAGACTACTCTCTGCATCTGTCAAAAAGGCCGTTGGAGAGAGGATTGTTCCTGCTTCCGACAACCGAAAGCCTTATTACAATAAGGCTCAAAAA GAAGTATTTGAAAACAACAAACGGGAGATAACTCGTGCCATGATGAAGAACTATCCTCGTCTATTACGCAAATTTATGGCTGACAAGGCAAAAGTGCCATCATTAATAGACATTGTCATGCACATGAAGCTTGAGCTTTATTCCCTAAAGCGAGATGAGAAG agTTTTGAAACCATCCTTCAGCTTGTCAACGACGCATTTTTTAAGCATGGTGAAAAGGAGGCACTACGATCTTGTGTAAAAGCTATTAAGTTTTGTTCCGCGGAAAGTCAAGGAGAGCTGCAAGATTCTGCACGCAAGAACTTAAAGGATGTTGAAGATAAGCTTATTGCTAAGCTTAAATCTGCTATTAAAGCAGTTTTG GATGGCGATGATGAATATTCTCTTCttgtaaatttgaaaagatTGTATGAGCTTCAGTTGTCAAAGGCTGTGCCAATCGAGAGCTTGTATGAAGATCTTGTCATGATTCTCCATACTTTCAGAAACTTGGATAATGAG GTGGTCAGTTTTCTGCTCCtcaatttgtatttatatctAGCATGGTCTCTGCACTCTATTATAAATGCTGAAACTGTCTCTGAAGCATCCTTAGCTTCTCTCCTGCTAAAGCGCAATACTTTGTTTGAGGAACTTGAGTACTTTCTTAATAGCCCTTCTGAAGTTGAAGAAGGGAGTAGAGTTGGAAATCAACTAGCTTGCAGG GTTTGTACTATACTTGCAGAGATGTGGTGTTTGTTCAGAATGacaaatttttcttcaacaaagCTGAGCAGGTTAGGATATTGTCCAGATATACCTGTTCTTCAAAAGTTTTGGAAACTTTGTGAACAACAGCTCAATATCTCAG ATGAGacagaagatgaagatgtgAACAAAGAGTATATTGAAGAGACAAATAGAGATGCTGTTATGATTGCTGCTGCAAAGTTGATTGCAATTGACTCAGTACCTAAG GAGTATCTTGGTCCTGAGatcatttctcattttgtGATGCATGGAACGAATGTAGCAGAGATTGTTAAGCATCTGATCACTGTtctgaagaaaaaagatgagGATGTCTCCACGATCTTTTTAGAAGCCTTGAAAAGG GCCTATCAGCGTCATGCAGTGGAAATTTCCAGAAGTGATGATAAGTCCTTGACGGAGAAGTCTTTTGTAGAATGCAAGGAGCTGTCTTCTCGACTTTCAGGAACATATGTGGGTGCTGCAAGGAATAAGCACAGATCAGACATCTTGAAAACTGTCAAGGAAGGTATTGATTATGCATTTCTCGATGCTCCAAAACAGCTCTCTTTTCTGGAATGTGCCGTGCTTCATTTCGTCTCCAAACTTCCCACACCTGATATCCTGGATAT TCTAAAGGATGTCCAAATACGAACGGATAATGTGAACATGGATGAAGATCCCAGTGGCTGGAGACCCTTTAAATCATTTGTTGAAACTTTACGTGAGAAATATACAAAGAATGAAGGAATTCAAG AAGAGAAAGAAGCGGTTACTGTCAGACGTAGGGGACGTCCCCGGAAGAAGCGCAATATTGAGGGAAAGAGACTGTTTGATGAACACAGTTCTAGCGAAGAAGAAGATTCCATTAGTGCATCAGACCAAGAAGTTGCTCAAGATGAAGACGATAAGCAAGAGGAGGAAGAGGAGGATGAGGCTCCTTTGATACACTCAATTAGGTCATCAGCCAAATTGAGGGCATTGAGAGTTTCTCGAGAGGATAATAAACTCCAGACAAAGACAACTTCTGGAAGAACATCAG GGGCATCCGGCTAA
- the LOC102621685 gene encoding sister-chromatid cohesion protein 3 isoform X3, protein MEDQPLAPETTTRRSKRKTNGASTENQERTSDASDQMEPSGQREHSPDDFEEIRPKTKRSRASEGTAASAQSIELSLIEVIKGNGKLIPQVVKLWVERYEKDAKPAIAELLTMLFEACGAKYYLQGESLDEIDVDDVVVALVNLARRGEVEDYQSSKRKELKNFKDNLVSFWDNLVVECQNGPLFDKVLFDKCMDYIIALSCTPPRVYRQVASLMGLQLVTSFISVAKMLGAQRETTQRQLNAEKKKRVEGPRVESLNKRLSMTHKNITDLEDMMRKIFTGLFVHRYRDIDPNIRMSCIQSLGVWILSYPSFFLQDLYLKYLGWTLNDKSASVRKSSVLALQNLYEVDDNVPTLGLFTERFSNRMIELADDIDVSVAVCAIGLVKQLLRHQLLPDDDLGPLYDLLIDDPPEIRRAIGELVYDHLIAQKFNSSQSGLKGKDNDSSEVHLGRMLQILREFSADPILSIYVIDDVWEYMKAMKDWKCIISMLLDENPLIDLNDDDATNLIRLLSASVKKAVGERIVPASDNRKPYYNKAQKEVFENNKREITRAMMKNYPRLLRKFMADKAKVPSLIDIVMHMKLELYSLKRDEKSFETILQLVNDAFFKHGEKEALRSCVKAIKFCSAESQGELQDSARKNLKDVEDKLIAKLKSAIKAVLDGDDEYSLLVNLKRLYELQLSKAVPIESLYEDLVMILHTFRNLDNEVVSFLLLNLYLYLAWSLHSIINAETVSEASLASLLLKRNTLFEELEYFLNSPSEVEEGSRVGNQLACRVCTILAEMWCLFRMTNFSSTKLSRLGYCPDIPVLQKFWKLCEQQLNISDETEDEDVNKEYIEETNRDAVMIAAAKLIAIDSVPKEYLGPEIISHFVMHGTNVAEIVKHLITVLKKKDEDVSTIFLEALKRAYQRHAVEISRSDDKSLTEKSFVECKELSSRLSGTYVGAARNKHRSDILKTVKEGIDYAFLDAPKQLSFLECAVLHFVSKLPTPDILDIRERSGYCQT, encoded by the exons ATGGAGGACCAGCCTCTAGCCCCCGAAACTACAACACGACGCTCC AAAAGGAAGACAAATGGAGCTAGTACAGAGAATCAGGAGCGGACCAGCGACGCCAGTGACCAGATGGAACCCTCTGGTCAACGCGAGCATTCGCCGgatgattttgaagaaattcgtcCTAAAACCAAGCGCAGCCGTGCTTCCGAGGGGACAGCCGCCTCTGCGCAGAGTATTGAACTAAGCTTGATCG AGGTTATTAAAGGCAATGGGAAACTCATTCCTCAAGTGGTTAAGCTTTGGGTTGAGCGGTATGAAAAAGATGCAAAACCTGCAATAGCTGAATTGTTGACAATGCTATTTGAG GCATGTGGAGCTAAATATTATCTACAAGGAGAGTCTCTGGATGAGATCGATGTTGatgatgttgttgttgctCTTGTGAATCTTGCTAGAAGA GGGGAAGTCGAAGATTATCAAAGCtcgaaaagaaaagaactcaAAAACTTTAAAGATAATCTTGTTTCGTTTTGGGACAATTTGGTTGTTGAGTGTCAGAATGGACCATTGTTTGACAAGGTTTTATTTGACAAGTGCATGGATTATATAATTGCCCTTTCATG CACTCCTCCAAGAGTTTATCGTCAAGTTGCTTCGTTGATGGGTCTCCAACTTGTAACATCCTTTATATCTGTTGCAAAAATGCTTGGTGCTCAGAGAGAAACTACTCAGAGACAGTTAAATGCTGAAAAGAAGAAGCGAGTTGAGGGGCCTCGTGTGGAGTCATTGAATAAAAGGTTGTCAATGACTCATAAGAACATAACTGACCTAGAGGATATGATGCGCAAAATATTTACTGG GTTATTTGTGCATCGATACAGAGACATTGATCCAAATATTCGAATGTCATGCATACAGTCACTTGGTGTGTGGATTTTGTCGTATCCGTCATTCTTCTTGCAGGATCTATACTTGAAGTATCTTGGATGGACGCTGAATGATAAA AGTGCCAGTGTCAGAAAATCATCCGTTCTTGCACTGCAAAATCTTTATGAGGTGGATGATAATGTGCCAACTCTTGGTCTATTTACTGAAAGATTCTCGAATCGTATGATTGAACTTGCTGATGATATTGATGTTTCAGTAGCTGTATGTGCCATAGGACTTGTGAAACAATTACTTAG ACATCAGCTCCTACCTGATGATGACTTGGGTCCATTATATGATTTGCTTATTGACGATCCTCCTGAGATTAGGCGTGCCATTGGGGAACTAGTGTACGATCATCTGATTgctcaaaaatttaatagctCCCAATCTGGATTGAAAG GCAAGGATAATGACTCTTCTGAGGTCCACCTGGGCAGAATGTTGCAAATATTAAGGGAGTTTTCAGCAGATCcaattttaagtatttatgTTATTGATGATGTTTGGGAGTACATGAAGGCCATGAAG GATTGGAAGTGTATAATCTCCATGCTTTTGGATGAGAATCCATTGATTGATcttaatgatgatgatgcaaCGAACTTGATCAGACTACTCTCTGCATCTGTCAAAAAGGCCGTTGGAGAGAGGATTGTTCCTGCTTCCGACAACCGAAAGCCTTATTACAATAAGGCTCAAAAA GAAGTATTTGAAAACAACAAACGGGAGATAACTCGTGCCATGATGAAGAACTATCCTCGTCTATTACGCAAATTTATGGCTGACAAGGCAAAAGTGCCATCATTAATAGACATTGTCATGCACATGAAGCTTGAGCTTTATTCCCTAAAGCGAGATGAGAAG agTTTTGAAACCATCCTTCAGCTTGTCAACGACGCATTTTTTAAGCATGGTGAAAAGGAGGCACTACGATCTTGTGTAAAAGCTATTAAGTTTTGTTCCGCGGAAAGTCAAGGAGAGCTGCAAGATTCTGCACGCAAGAACTTAAAGGATGTTGAAGATAAGCTTATTGCTAAGCTTAAATCTGCTATTAAAGCAGTTTTG GATGGCGATGATGAATATTCTCTTCttgtaaatttgaaaagatTGTATGAGCTTCAGTTGTCAAAGGCTGTGCCAATCGAGAGCTTGTATGAAGATCTTGTCATGATTCTCCATACTTTCAGAAACTTGGATAATGAG GTGGTCAGTTTTCTGCTCCtcaatttgtatttatatctAGCATGGTCTCTGCACTCTATTATAAATGCTGAAACTGTCTCTGAAGCATCCTTAGCTTCTCTCCTGCTAAAGCGCAATACTTTGTTTGAGGAACTTGAGTACTTTCTTAATAGCCCTTCTGAAGTTGAAGAAGGGAGTAGAGTTGGAAATCAACTAGCTTGCAGG GTTTGTACTATACTTGCAGAGATGTGGTGTTTGTTCAGAATGacaaatttttcttcaacaaagCTGAGCAGGTTAGGATATTGTCCAGATATACCTGTTCTTCAAAAGTTTTGGAAACTTTGTGAACAACAGCTCAATATCTCAG ATGAGacagaagatgaagatgtgAACAAAGAGTATATTGAAGAGACAAATAGAGATGCTGTTATGATTGCTGCTGCAAAGTTGATTGCAATTGACTCAGTACCTAAG GAGTATCTTGGTCCTGAGatcatttctcattttgtGATGCATGGAACGAATGTAGCAGAGATTGTTAAGCATCTGATCACTGTtctgaagaaaaaagatgagGATGTCTCCACGATCTTTTTAGAAGCCTTGAAAAGG GCCTATCAGCGTCATGCAGTGGAAATTTCCAGAAGTGATGATAAGTCCTTGACGGAGAAGTCTTTTGTAGAATGCAAGGAGCTGTCTTCTCGACTTTCAGGAACATATGTGGGTGCTGCAAGGAATAAGCACAGATCAGACATCTTGAAAACTGTCAAGGAAGGTATTGATTATGCATTTCTCGATGCTCCAAAACAGCTCTCTTTTCTGGAATGTGCCGTGCTTCATTTCGTCTCCAAACTTCCCACACCTGATATCCTGGATAT AAGAGAAAGAAGCGGTTACTGTCAGACGTAG
- the LOC102622157 gene encoding peroxidase 3 encodes MKKAAGAGSLLLVCLVVFGIIGVCQGGELRKNFYRDSCKSAEDIVRSITWKNAASNPDLPAKLIRMHFHDCFVRGCDASVLINSTAGNKAERDAVPNLSLGGFEVINEIKSELESRCPGIVSCADIVALATRDSVSFQFQKPDLWEVLTGRRDGSVSIAAEADLLLPSPFANFSELKKNFNDKGLTVKDLVVLSGGHTIGVSHCTFFSNRLYNFTGNGDQDPSLDPRYAAFLKTKCKSLADTTTTAELDPGSFRKFDSHYYDILIENKGLFQSDAALLTNKGARNIVMELRNQDKFFTEFAQSMKRMGAMNVLTGTQGEIRKKCSVINNPDSLLHSSI; translated from the exons atgaagaaaGCCGCTGGGGCTGGGTCTCTTTTGTTAGTTTGCTTAGTAGTTTTTGGTATTATAGGGGTTTGCCAAGGAGGTGAGCTAAGGAAGAATTTCTACAGGGACAGCTGTAAATCTGCTGAAGATATCGTCAGGAGCATCACCTGGAAAAATGCCGCCAGTAACCCTGACTTGCCGGCCAAGCTTATCAGAATGCATTTCCATGACTGCTTTGTTAGG GGTTGCGATGCGTCGGTTTTGATAAACTCAACTGCAGGTAACAAAGCAGAGAGGGATGCAGTTCCGAATCTATCTTTGGGAGGTTTCGAAGTTATTAATGAGATTAAATCGGAGCTCGAGAGCAGGTGTCCAGGAATTGTTTCTTGTGCCGATATCGTAGCTTTGGCTACAAGGGATTCTGTTTCATTCCAA TTTCAAAAACCGGACCTGTGGGAAGTGCTCACCGGTAGAAGAGATGGCAGTGTGTCCATAGCTGCTGAGGCCGATCTGCTGCTTCCTTCACCTTTTGCCAACTTCAGTGAActcaagaaaaattttaacgACAAAGGTCTCACTGTCAAAGATCTTGTAGTCCTTTCAG GTGGCCACACAATCGGAGTTTCGCACTGCACCTTCTTCAGCAACAGGCTCTACAATTTCACAGGAAATGGAGATCAAGATCCTTCATTGGACCCACGATACGCTGCATTCTTAAAAACCAAATGCAAGAGCCTTGCCGACACAACGACTACTGCCGAATTGGACCCGGGGAGTTTTCGAAAATTCGACAGCCATTACTATGATATTCTTATCGAGAACAAGGGTCTATTCCAATCTGATGCTGCTCTTTTAACCAATAAGGGAGCAAGAAACATTGTCATGGAGTTGAGAAACCAAGATAAGTTCTTCACCGAGTTTGCTCAGTCAATGAAGAGAATGGGAGCTATGAATGTTCTCACTGGCACTCAAGGGGAGATTCGAAAGAAGTGCAGTGTTATTAATAATCCAGATAGTTTGTTGCATTCATCTATCTGA